GGAACCTTGGAGTCTGCCTTCTGGAGCTGGAAGCACATTGAGGAGGTGCCATTTATTGTCAGGTTGTGGGTGCCTGCCTGGAGAAGTCTGGCAGCCCTCCCAAGCTCCTTGTGTCCTTGTGCTGCTCACTGCTCCAGACCTGCTGTGGCCACAGGGTCTAGCCGTAGCTTCCCCCAAATTTCCCAGGGCCCTGCAGTGATACTTCTGAGTTCCTAAGCCACTCCCAGTCCTTTCCAGGCATCCGGCTTCCAGTCAGCTCCATTTGCCAAACAGACTATTTTGAGCTGCCCTTTGGCCTGCGCCTTATGTGTTCCCAGTGAACTTGGCTTGGCTGGGATGGGGCGCTTTGTGCCCAGAGATTCCCACAGGACACTTGGGAAGCTGCTGGCATTATCTTTCTGGGAAGATTCTGCTATCTTGGACCAAATGGCAGCCTGGATTCCCACAGTGTCTCAGCCACATGCCACCCCTTTTCTCACCCCGACAAGGTGTATGCAGGTTGTAGCTACAGTCCAGTTCTCCTGCTGGGTCCTCCTTGGTCCTTCTCCATCCCATCTTTCTTGCCTATGGGGCTTCCATCTGGCAGAGCATATCCAGAGCCCATTGAGCTTGAGAGCTCTATAGACTTAAGCTGTCACCTGTGCTGAGTGCCTGGGGAACAGCAGAGAGGACAGTACCCACACACTCTTCCTTGTCGGCAGCTTCCTGTTCCCAGGCAATAGAAGGATTCAGCCAAGGGCTAGCTGGGGTCCTTTTGGGGAGCTAGCGAGGGCTCCTCTTCTCTACCCAACCCCACACTGCCCTGCACCCTCCTTTTTGTCTCCTTGGCTGAAGTGGGGCTGGGTGGTGGGTGGGATGGGAGAAATCAGTGTTTTAATCAGATTTTACAAAACGTTTTATTCCTTTGTACAATTAATATCCTATGTAAAGATGAAATTGTGTTGAGTTGAAGATTGTCATGGAATAAAGATCACACAGTACTTGAGGCCATCTCCATGTAACCCTTTCCAGAGAGTTTTGTGTGGGGGTGTCTGGGGCTGGTGTGTTGTGAAGCTGTGCACTTCATGTCTTGTCATCTTACTGGTAACTCCAACACAAGGCCCAGGCTATGGGAGCCAAATAGGGCTGTCCCAAAACACACTCCATCTCTCCTTGGCCCCACCACTGGCTCCTTTAGTCTCATCTGGGTCCAGCCTTCCACCTTCTCTCAGGAGACAAACCTGGAACACACTCCCTGTGAGCTTTCCGAGGCAGCCAAGACACTCCTTAGAATCCCCAGGAGCCCGCTATACTTGGTCCCATGCCTGATCGGGTGGACCTCTGCTCAACTACCCCTCCTTTCTGTAAGGGAAAAAGGAATGCTTTGTTCAAGGATACTAGACAACGTGCCACCATGGCCCCACTCACCCCCTTTCCACCACTGGACCGTGTCTGGACATATTTCTGAGGCTTCTCTAGGTCAGACTTCACATGGTGACCTCGCTTCTTTCCCTAACTTCCCTTTTCTGTGCCAAGTTTCCTCAGAAGTGTGCCCAGCATTTGAATAGCTACTCTGGCCCACCACCACCTTGCACTGGAACAGGTGCTAGACGAGCTTATCCTGGAGAGGTCCAGGACTGCTCCTCCTATTCCTTGGTTCAGTGGCCTGTGCCTCGTAAGACATCAGAGCTCTGCAAACCTCACCTCACCTATGGTCCAGAGGCATCTAGCCTTTCCAGCTAGTGTTCCTCCAGCCTCACAGCAAACAGATGTTGCCTTGACCCTGCAGGCTTACCTAAACTGCCCTCTTTTGTATATCTCATCTACAAGAACACAACACCCCTCTAGATTTTTACTCCAACCTAGAGTCCTGAGCCCTGTATCCTGGTGTTTGGGTTTGGAACCTCATCTTTGGTTCCCATGTCCTAGATATCCTCACTTGCTGCCTTCACCATTTGTATGAGGACGTGTGTCTATAGCTGCTGAGGTGTGTGTCCATGTCTTGTCTTTCGCCATGGAGTGGTGAGCTTTTATAAGGCATGAGGTTTTTTCTCATCCCTTTGGTGGCACACTGCACCTCAAGGTCATGCATCTCAAAAGCTTAGCACAGCCCTCGAGAAACAACTCTGAGCAGAGAGGTAGCCTCGATTTAGACAAAGCATACATCCTCTGAAACCAGCAGTAAGGTTTGGCATCCTGGCAAGGAGTTCAGGGGAAGCCAGGCAAAGGTACAAGGTATGAGATTCTTGCCTCCATGACAAGAATCTGAAAGATTCTACCTATATTACTTGCCAGCCTGGAGCACAGGCTGGGGTGGTTTCCTTCTCTGGAACTGGTACACCATCTGTTGAGGAGGCATCCAGCTGGTAAATATTCTTTAGCATGAACCTCTGGGAAAGGAGCAGAGGTGAGTGCACAGGCCATAAAGGATGTGTCAAGGAGGCAGGCACACCCCAAAAATGTCTACACGATGTCAATACCAAGCCAATGGCCCCGGAGAAGTTAGGGTACATGCTGTCTTCTCTGGAACATGTTGGCTCTGCCCCCAGAGAATGGACTTCTCCCCTGAGGGAAGAGGAAGCAGGCTGGTGTCCTCCTCCTTTGATAGCCATGACAGTGGGCATCTGCCCTGTTTGTACCTGTTCCTTCTGTGGAGGCTAATTTGCTTCCTTTCCTCTCCAAAGGTGCTCACTGGGGGGACCCTCTCTACCTTCCCACTGATGGTACTTTCCTCACTCATCCTGTGGCTCTGCGACCAGGCTATGACAGCACTGGTCTCTCAACCCCAGCCATTGCTTCCCCTGGGACAATGGGAAGGTGAGGGTCTCAGAAGGCAATGCAATTAGAGGCCCCAGATTGCTACACTTTAGCTGTGTAAGCCTGAACAAGTCTCCTTAACTTCTCAGCTCATTTTTTTCAGCTGTTCAATGAATTGGATCATTTTCAACATCATAGGTTATCCCAAAACAGCCAGTTGGGGTCCAGAGCACATGGACAACGAAAATGACATACGGATAGGGGGAGGCCTTGGGCAAGAACTCTTTAGCTCAATTTCCATTGTGGCCAGCAGATCATCCTTTAATGGCACTGGTGGTCAAGCTTGGCAGGAGAAGCTTTTTTCAGGCATAGCCCCCACTAGGAAAAGTGGATGGATAGGTGACACCCATCATTCCCTTTCCCATAATGACCATTCTGGATCAACCTAGATACCCTCTAAGCCCTGcaccctttttttcctcttctgcattcaaagccagcttatGACCTCCCCCAGAGCCTTAccacctttttttctctctgcagaGATGGCTCCGAAGTCAAAAAAGAAGGGGCATCCCGGGAGGGACCAGAAGAAGGTATGTGGCTCAGGGTCGTCCTCTCCCTTAGGTGAGAGCTGGCAGGCCACTCAGTTTTTGGCCCCAGGGGCACCTTGGGGCTGACTGGGCCTGTTGTGCCTGCCTGATATCAGCCTCTATATCTTTCTGTCTGCGcagcaccatcaccaccaccatcagcagATGCAGCCGGCCCCGGCTCCTGTGCCCCAGCAGCCACCCCCTCCTCCCCAGCAGCCCCCACCACCACCGCctccacagcagcagcagcagcagcagcaaccacccccaccaccaccacccacaccCTCCATGCCACAGCAGGCAGCCCCCGTGATGAAGTCGTCACCCCCACCCTTCATCGCAGCCCAGGTGCCAGTTCTGGAGCCGCAGCTCCCAGGCAGTGTCTTCGACCCCATCGGCCACTTCACACAGCCCATCCTGCATCTGCCGCAGCCTGAGCTGCCCCCTCACCTGCCCCAACCACCTGAGCACAGCACTCCGCCCCATCTCAACCAGCACGCCGTGGTCTCTCCTCCAGGTGAGCGGTGGCACTgcccccttccacctgggttctACCCTGCCATAACTGGGTACTTCAGACAACTTCTTAGCTTCAGCTGCTGAGGTCAGCAGCTTCTTGGGacaatctttaaataaaaatggcatggaaTTAGCATTTTAATACAGAAGATACGGATTCATTTTTGTGGGACCAGGCATTGTGTTAGGTGAAAAATGATGGGATCCCTCTGCAGTTCACATTTGGGGGATGTAGGAACACATCCTGATAAAAGTTAGTCCTGTGGAGCCTGGAGAGCATGTAGTGGGTGATGTAGGACAGGACCACCACCATCCTGATAAACTGGTGAAGGTCTGTGAGTATGTGACCAAGGCCTGTACTGAGTCCTAAGGAAGCTGTGTGAAAACAGCCAGTGGAAGGGTTGGCGGGGACAGCACAGCTATAGAGGGTGGGGAGAGTGTTAGTGGATAAGAGGCCAAAAGGAGGTCACTAGAGTTCAGGTGGGGTCAGCGTAGAGCAGAAAGGCTAGCCTTGGTCACAGGGCTCTTTGACCTCACTGCCACAATGTTGTGTTCTTCCAGCTTTGCACAATGCACTGCCCCAGCAGCCATCGCGGCCCAGCAACCGAGCTGCTGCCCTCCCCCCCAAGCCCACCCGGCCCCCTGCCGTGTCACCTGCCCTGACTCAGCCACCCCTGCTCCCACAGCCCCCTATGCCCCAGCCACCCCAAGTGTTGCTGGAGGATGAAGAGCCATCTGCCCCACCCCTCACCTCCATGCAGATGCAGCTGTATCTGCAGCAACTGCAGAAGGTGCAGCCCCCAACGCCGCTACTCCCTTCCGTGAAGGTGCAATCACAGccccctccacccctgccccccccaccccatccctctgTGCAACAGCAgctccagcagcagcagccaccaccaccaccaccaccccagccccagccgccACCCCAGCAGCAGCACCAGCCCCCACCACGACCAGTGCACTTGCAACCCATGCAGTTCTCCGCCCACATCCAGCAACCTCCACCACCCCCAGGCCAGCagccaccccacccacccccaggccagcagccacccccagcccagcccgcCAAACCTCAACAAGTTATCCAGCATCACCCTTCACCCCGGCACCACAAGTCGGACCCCTACTCAACTGGTAAGTGCCCCTGCCCTTGGGCTCTGGGGAGGCCAGTATTGGGCCTGAGTTTTATtcttgggggagaaaaaaaagagttagcTTATGTTCCAGACTATAATGAGCTCAGAACTGGGCATCAAATGCTTGGGGCAGTTGAAGAGAGGGGCTGTACCCAGGGAGCATTGGTGCTTCCTACAGTGTCTTTATTAGATGTCTGTCTCGCTTGCAAACTGAGATTGCTCAAAGTAaggcttcctttcttccttctcttagaACACACAGTCAAGAACATGGCAGTGCACCCTTAACTCCTGCAAGGTGGGGAATCCAGGAGCCCCAGGGAGGCACCTAATCCACCTTTGGAGTTCAGAataggcttcctggaggaggtgactaTGGTACAAGCAGTAGTTGAATTAGTAAACAAGATGGAAATGAGATTCAGGCAGAGCCAGGAGCAGGTCTGGGCTGTGAGTGCTGTTTTGGAACAGGGGGGCTCTGCTCTCAGCACTGTGAGGTCCACCTGGTAATCAGAATATTCTGGCCATGTCCCAGCTTATATCTTGTGATATGGTAACATTAAGGATCAGGGCAATGATCCTGGACTGACAGCGTAGGTTGTACAGTCTGCCTTGGGGGCTCTCCAGATGCAGCCCACAAATTGAGCAGCAGAGCAGGGCTGTGGCTGCTCCTAAACCCAGCAAAAGCTTCCAGGTGCCAAATGGATTGCCCGTGTCCTAATCTGAGAGCAGCTGTCTGTCCTCCCTGGGAAAAACTAGTGTAGGGCTTCATCACTGTGCAGCTGTGGCTGTTCTCAGCCCAGAGCAGGCCAAGCTTCCCTGTAGGAGGAAGGTGATCAACAGATGACAGAAGAACTGGCATTTCAGGCAGCTTAGGCCAATAGCCTAGGACGTCAGGCCAAGTCTTTGAATCCCAACCCCCCACTCAAACTCCTACAGCCTAGGAAGGGGCATAAGGAGTGGTGAGGGTTAGAACCCAGCTGGGGTCTTTGAGCCAAAAACTAAGTTGTCGAGAGTTCCACAGAGGCTCAGCCGGCATCCCTGGGCACCTGGTCAGCTTTTCAGTGCCATCCCTCTACAGCCACCAGCAGGAGGATGGTTCCTTACAGCATTGGCCCAAGGGTCTAGCCCTAGATGGGAGCCTGTCGTATTCATGTAGCCTGTGGATCACTGGAACCAGCAGAAGAAGATGGTAGCATCCAAAGGGGTCTACCCACTACAATGGGAAGTAGTGTCAAGACCAGTAAAACCAACCCCACAGGGTTATGAGGCTTTAAGAACAGGGCAAACATTGCCACAGTGTAGGCTCCAAGCAacttttattagtgttttttgGAGGGAGGTGTGAGACCTACCTTTATAGAGTAACATGAGGGTATGACACACCTGGGGCATTATGGTCTACTCCAGGCTTACCAAGATAGGGACCTTCAATTGGGGGGCCCTTGGAGGACCCAGGAGTACCTTTGCTGATAGACAGTGGCTTTGAAGCAGGACCTGGAGGAGGTCAACATATAGGACCAAATTAGATTGCTCGGTGAGAAACATGAAGTTGAACTCAGAGCACATTGGAAAGGCAGCGCTTACTTTTGTGGACAGTGTGGCTTGTCCTGAGCTGTAACTAGCCAAACTGTATCAGGTGGCAAGACCTCTTTCAGGCAAGGATTTGGGCAGAAGGGTGTCTGGGTTGCATTGGATTGGGTGGGACTTGGCTCCTTGCCCAGACCTGAGGGGCTGGCTCACTATGACCTGGGTTTCAGTTTCCTTACTGTAcagctgagaaaactgaagtaCTCCATGGTCCATTTCCCAGTGGCCAGCAGTAGGGCTGTCCAAAATTCCTCTTGACCTGCAACTCTTTGGGTCTCTCCTAGCCACATAGTGGGCTAGCTTGAAGCCCCCGGATCTGTTCTACCTGCTGTGTTCAGGTGGAGTCCTGTCCCTGTCTTGCCTGTTTTGCAGATAAGCTGAGTTAGGGTATAGGACTTTAGGAAGGATCCTGAAgatccccaccctcacccccagggTCTAAGCCCCAGATACTCAGCAACCACCCATGTGGGCCAGGTTGCTCAGAGGAAAAGCAGGGAGGTTAGCCAGGTTCATCCTTTTGGGTTGACATCCCTTGTGTTTAGCCCAAGCCACACTTCAGAACTAAAACTACTTTCAAAAACTACTAGTCCCTGGACCCCACCTGAGAACCCCATATATCAGGAGGTGTGGTTTTCAAAGCTTCCTGCGTCTGGTATGCAGAAAGATGAATATACTAGTACTGGTGTCATGGGACTCCATAAAGCCCTTTGAGCACTCAGCCCAGGGACGTGGCTGAAAGGGCCCCATATCCTGAGAGATAGGGAGCTCTCAGCCCTTTGGAGGGGGGGGAATCAAATCCTTACCAGGCAGGCCCAGTAGAGGATCTTTACTCTTTCAAGCCTGACCAGGCCTCATGCTGGTTCTACTTCCAGGCTTTCCCTTCCCGTTATAGTTTACTCAAGGCCCAGGGCTGGTGGCCTCTACACTAACCCCCTGACATACTCCTTGTGCCCTCTCCTAGGTCACCTCCGTGAAGCCCCCTCCCCGCTTATGATACATTCCCCCCAGATGCCACAGTTCCAGAGCCTGACCCACCAGTCTCCACCCCAGCAAAATGTCCAGCCTAAGAAGCAGGTAAAGGGCCAATCTGGGTCACAGCCCTCAGGGGCAGGCATGGACCACAGCCAGGGGTGTCTGCCTGCCTCACCAACCATTGTGCCTCTGCTCTTTCAGGATTTGCATAAGGCCTCAGtggtccagccccagccccttgtggTCGTGAAAGAGGAGAAAATCCACTCACCCATCATCCGCAGTGAGCCCTTCAGTCCGTCTCTGCGGCCGGAGCCCCCAAAACACCCAGAGAGCATCAAGGCCCCAGTCCACCTGCCCCAGCGTGAGTGCCCTCCTTGCCCCACAGCTGGAGCTCAGGGTCTCAGCCCTGTGCCAGACATGAGCTTACTGTGGGGCCATGGATCGTGCCCCACCGGGATAAGATGGGCCCTGGCCCACAGGCTGTTTGTGTTCCAGGACCTGAGTTGAAGCCTGTGGATGTTGGGAGACCTGTGATCCGGCCCCCTGAACAGAATGCAGCCCCTCCAGGGGCCCCTGACAAGGACAAACAGAAACAGGAGCCTAAGACGCCAGTGGCACCCAAAAAGGTAGAAATAATAGGCCTATGGTTGCCCTGAGGTCCTCCACACCAGGGAGGCACCTTAGAGGGCATGAGCTCCCTACTCAAGCATAGTAGGCTTCTCACTCTTCTTCATTTCTCTGCCCTGCAGGACCTGAAAATCAAGAACATGGGCTCCTGGGCAAGCCTGGTACAGAAGCATCCAACTACCCCATCCTCTACAGCCAAGTCATCAAGTGATAGTTTCGAACAGTTTCGCCGTGCTGCTCGGGAGAAGGAAGAGCGTGAGAAGGCCCTGAAGGCACAGGCTGAGCAtgcagagaaggagaaagagcgACTGCGGCAGGAGCGCATGAGGTGGGCTGTGGTCCGGGCAGGGCATCGGGGCTCTCAGGGCCACACCAAGGCCCCAGGCTGACCCAGGGCCCTGCTCTGCCCAGGAGCCGAGAGGACGAAGATGCACTGGAGCAGGCACGGCGAGCCCATGAGGAGGCACGACGGcgccaggagcagcagcagcagcagcagcggcaggaacagcagcagcagcagcagcagcagcagcagcaggctgCCGCTGTggctgccgccgccgccacccCCCAAGCCCAAAGCTCCCAGCCCCAGTCCATGCTGGACCAGCAGAGGGAATTGGCCAGGAAGCGGGAGCAGGAGCGAAGGCGCCGGGAGGCCGTGAGTTTGGGACCATAGTGGGGACTCTTGGGCAGAAGTCTACCTGCAGGAACTGGCAAAGGAGGCCTAGGAGTGGGAGGGGCAGATAGTGAGCCCAGGCCTGCCAGTGCACTCCAGGCTAACCTCTGGTCTCAGAGGTGGCTCAACTGGGACATAAATGGCCCAAGTGCTTTGAGAATGGGCACTGAGGGAAGAATCCCGGGGAAGGTGTGAGGGGCCGAACCCAGACAACATGGTGGTGGGTATAGAGAAAGTCTTAGAGCTACAGTAGAAGGAGGGCACCTGAACTCATTcccaccctccttcctctttctctccagaTGGCAGCTACGATTGACATGAATTTTCAAAGTGATCTATTgtcaatatttgaagaaaatcttTTCTGAGAGCGCCTAGGTGACTTCTGACTTTGATTTTCTGGCAAAACATTGACTCTCCATAGTGTTAGGGACGACAGTGGAGGCGGTAGCAGGGGCCGGGTTGTCTCCAGGCCTGGCCCTACTGCATGCTATGCCCAGGGCAGGCCTGAAGGGCAGCTGAAGATTGCAGAGCCCATCTGCCTTACAGCCAGCCGGAGGGACGTCCCACCACCCCTCTCACAGGACGTCAGCTCAGAGCACGCCTCAATACGAGCAAGAGCAAGTGCCGGCCGGACTCAAGGCCTGTGTCCCCGTGTGTGGGGCAGAAGCCCTTCTCTCCGCCAAATGTCTACACAGTATACACAGGACATTGTCGCTGCCGCCACCGAGACTGATTTTCTGTCCCTGAGAACATGACGTTTGTGACGTCCTGCCTGATGGGAGTCTTTCCCCACACCCTAGCCATCGCCGCTTGCTCCTAAGAGGCCAGGACAGGTCCAAGTGGGCTGCAGCGGACGAGGGCAGTGGCCCACATCCCCTTGCTGGCACTGACTTTGCCTTGAAcagacccctccctcccctccccccacaagCCTTTAATTGAGAGCCGCTCTCTATAAGTGTTCGCTTGTGCAAAAGGGAATAGTGCcgtggaggtgtgtgtgtgtccatggcAATTCTGATCGAGGTGACCGTCCCATGAGTGTGGGCGGGCCTTGTCCGGGGAGTGAGGCCACCAACCAAAGTCAGTTCCTTCCCAcctgtgtttctgttttgtttttgtttttgtttttgtttttttttctatatatatatatttttgttgttgaattctattttatttttaattctctcttcTCCAGACACAATGGCACTGCTTATCTCCGAAATGGTGTGATCGTCTCATTGAGCGGCGGCTCCCACCGCACTGTGGGTAGTGTGTGACCGTGGCTGTACTGTATAGTGAACATAGTTGACATATCTTTGTTTGAAGTTTGTTGGTGACTCCACCAAACCagtgtaaaaaaacaaaactcaaaaaaatccacaaaaaaaaagcaaaaaaaaaaacaacaaaaaaaaaacctgcctatATTTTACTCGGTTTCAAACTCTATtagtctatttttaattataaaccaGAAAGCTGCGATCCCCTTCTTCCTGCCATTtgttggcttttctttctttgtttttaatgtcaagtctgtgttttgttttgggggttttttgttttgttttgtttttttttaaccaagaaagGAAGGGACTGAGGATTAGGTGGGCTCCAGGAACTAGGGGGTGAAGGGGCACAGACTGAGGCAGAGGCTTTCCCTGCCCAGTACCCAGTCCCAACCAGTTGGCTGCTCcctcccataatttttttttttttttttttttttttaataattggagCCCTTGGCGAGGTTATGAGTGCCATGAGAACCCACTACACCACGATGCTGGTGCCTCAGTGTTGGCCAAACTCTGGAGTCACTGACTGGTTTGACTTTCATACGGTGAATATGCATTTGGTCTGTACTGATCATGGAATAAAcacatctctcttttttaatgctgGTGTCTCCCTGACATTTCTTTGTGAACCAACTGTTGCCTAGGCTAGGCCCAGGTTCCTCTATTCTCTCAGGACCTAGGCCACAAGAACTACCATCAATGACAACATAACCCCTTTCCTGTAGCCTGTTCCTGCTTTTCCTGGGCAGGAGCCACTTAGGCTCACAGCAGCCACCCCAAACTGAAGGTGTGACAGGGAGCCCAGATAAACCATCATCCTTCCTGTGGACCTTGGCCTAGGTGGGTGACATGCCCCAACAGAACTCTGGCCAAACTCCAGACCGTACTTTTCCTATTTGCTGTCCTCCACCTTGTCCCCCACTTACCAAAGGATTTGGGCCACTTATCCCACCTTGCTTGCCTCTACCTAACTCCTCCTTTCATTTAAGCTCAGGGTTAACCAGATACTCTTAGGTAAGTGTACATTCCCCCAAAATAGGATCCTtgttctctctctcacacacacacacacatgaacgcACACATTTCCACTCCAGAAAGCCCACAAGTGGCCTCCCTGCCAGTGGGCTTACTGTACGCACATACCCCAGCCACAAGGCATGGGTGGCACCAAGAACAGCCCCAAGGTTGTAAGGTTCAAgcatataatttatttgtatgcggaGACAAACTGAAACATTTCTAGCACTGTTTATTAACCCACATTCCCCTTTTT
This genomic interval from Marmota flaviventris isolate mMarFla1 chromosome 1, mMarFla1.hap1, whole genome shotgun sequence contains the following:
- the Brd4 gene encoding bromodomain-containing protein 4 isoform X3, with product MAEALEKLFLQKINELPTEETEIMIVQAKGRGRGRKEAGTAKPGVSTVPNTTQASTPPQTQTPQQNPPPVQATPHPFPAVTPDLIVQTPVMTVVPPQPLQTPPPVPPQPPPPAAPAPQPVQNHPPIIAATPQPVKTKKGVKRKADTTTPTTIDPIHEPPSLAPEPKITKLGPRRESSRPVKPPKKDVPDSQQHPVPEKSSKVSEQLKCCSGILKEMFAKKHAAYAWPFYKPVDVEALGLHDYCDIIKHPMDMSTIKSKLESREYRDAQEFGADVRLMFSNCYKYNPPDHEVVAMARKLQDVFEMRFAKMPDEPEEPVVAVSSPAVPPPTKVVAPPSSSDSSSDSSSDSDSSTDDSEEERAQRLAELQEQLKAVHEQLAALSQPQQNKPKKKEKDKKEKKKEKHKKKEEVEENKKSKAKELPPKKTKKNNSSNSSASKKEPAPMKSKPPPTYESEEEDKCKPMSYEEKRQLSLDINKLPGEKLGRVVHIIQSREPSLKNSNPDEIEIDFETLKPSTLRELERYVTSCLRKKRKPQAEKVDVIAGSSKMKGFSSSESESTSESSSSDSEDSETEMAPKSKKKGHPGRDQKKHHHHHHQQMQPAPAPVPQQPPPPPQQPPPPPPPQQQQQQQQPPPPPPPTPSMPQQAAPVMKSSPPPFIAAQVPVLEPQLPGSVFDPIGHFTQPILHLPQPELPPHLPQPPEHSTPPHLNQHAVVSPPALHNALPQQPSRPSNRAAALPPKPTRPPAVSPALTQPPLLPQPPMPQPPQVLLEDEEPSAPPLTSMQMQLYLQQLQKVQPPTPLLPSVKVQSQPPPPLPPPPHPSVQQQLQQQQPPPPPPPQPQPPPQQQHQPPPRPVHLQPMQFSAHIQQPPPPPGQQPPHPPPGQQPPPAQPAKPQQVIQHHPSPRHHKSDPYSTGHLREAPSPLMIHSPQMPQFQSLTHQSPPQQNVQPKKQVKGQSGSQPSGAGMDHSQGCLPASPTIVPLLFQDLHKASVVQPQPLVVVKEEKIHSPIIRSEPFSPSLRPEPPKHPESIKAPVHLPQRPELKPVDVGRPVIRPPEQNAAPPGAPDKDKQKQEPKTPVAPKKDLKIKNMGSWASLVQKHPTTPSSTAKSSSDSFEQFRRAAREKEEREKALKAQAEHAEKEKERLRQERMRSREDEDALEQARRAHEEARRRQEQQQQQQRQEQQQQQQQQQQQAAAVAAAAATPQAQSSQPQSMLDQQRELARKREQERRRREAMAATIDMNFQSDLLSIFEENLF